TACCTTTTGAATACACGCTGTCGAAAGTGATTGCGATTATTAACGAGAAAGCCTCCGGGCGCTACGATTTGTTGAATCGCAAAACATTGGACATGCATAACGCCCTGTTTCGCATTGCGCTGGAAGGCGGCGGACTGGATCGCATCGCCTCCGAGCTGTCTGAGACGATCAACAACCCGATCCTTATACTGGACCAGGACTGGCATCTGCTTCATTACACGGAAATCTGGCACAATCCGATTCCGCTTGACTCCTGCCTGACCTTAAGCAAAAACAGGCCTGTTTTTACCCGTGACTTCACGGAGTCCGTGCCGCGAAATATTAGCCAGATCAAAAAGTCGATCAAGCGTATCTACCATGCGAAGGATTATGAGATTAAATGCAGGATTCTACCCGTTGCTGTAGCCAATCACATCTACGGATACATCGTCGTCTGGCAAACCGTTTGGGAGCTTACCGAATTTGACTACATCGTGTTGGAGCAGGCATCCACGATCGTGGCGCTGGAGCGGATCAAGGCGAGGGAAATCGAGGAAGTGAAGCTGAAGATCAGGCAAGACTTTTTCGATGACTTGCTCACAGGTAAAATTACGTCCTCTGACTCGCTGCAAACCTTGTGTGATTTGCACGGACTGCAATCGAGCTACATGTATTTTTGTATGGTCATGAATATCGAGCCGATTGAGCTGGAAAATTTGGAGGATATCATCGATCGCAAATACGAGCTGGATCGGATCGCCAAAAAGTGTGTTGACCTCGTCTATGACAATTCGAGTAAAGCTCCTGGAGAAATCACCTGCTTTTATCGGAACAATCGAATCATTATCCTCATCGGACAAAATGAGCAAAAACCCGTGGTGTCTGCAAGTGAAGCCAAGCAATTCGCGAATGAGCTGTACAGCGCTCTCGTGGATAAAATCAAGAAAACCTTGTTCTTTATTGGGGTCGGACGTCAGTATAAAAACATCGCTTCTCTCCATAAGAGCTTTACCGAAGCACATGAAGCCATCCGCCTAATGCAAAAGTTCAACAGCAAGGGCGACGTCTCTCATTTCGATGATTACTCCGTCTATCATTTCCTGGGCTCCAACATTAAGGACATTGAACTGGAAGACTTCTTTTTGAAGCGTCTGGGGAAGCTGTACGAGCATGATCAAGAGTTCGGTACGAGCCTCATGGTGACCTTGGACAATTACTTTCTGTACAATCAAAACGTCAGTGAAGCGGCCAAAGCGATGTTCATTCACCGCAATACGTTTATTTACCGGATCGAGAAGATCAAGGAGATTTTGAACATGGATTTGAAAAACTCG
The window above is part of the Brevibacillus brevis NBRC 100599 genome. Proteins encoded here:
- a CDS encoding PucR family transcriptional regulator, which translates into the protein MLTIKDLLTIQSIDGIKIIAGEQGINNVISIVNIMENPDAFDWLSSNELLLSTGYIFKDNPELQNTIIKELAEINCSGLCIKMHRYFDQIPQNMIDHANKYGLPLLALPFEYTLSKVIAIINEKASGRYDLLNRKTLDMHNALFRIALEGGGLDRIASELSETINNPILILDQDWHLLHYTEIWHNPIPLDSCLTLSKNRPVFTRDFTESVPRNISQIKKSIKRIYHAKDYEIKCRILPVAVANHIYGYIVVWQTVWELTEFDYIVLEQASTIVALERIKAREIEEVKLKIRQDFFDDLLTGKITSSDSLQTLCDLHGLQSSYMYFCMVMNIEPIELENLEDIIDRKYELDRIAKKCVDLVYDNSSKAPGEITCFYRNNRIIILIGQNEQKPVVSASEAKQFANELYSALVDKIKKTLFFIGVGRQYKNIASLHKSFTEAHEAIRLMQKFNSKGDVSHFDDYSVYHFLGSNIKDIELEDFFLKRLGKLYEHDQEFGTSLMVTLDNYFLYNQNVSEAAKAMFIHRNTFIYRIEKIKEILNMDLKNSEEMLQIQLALKIGKLLHKE